The proteins below come from a single Acidimicrobiia bacterium genomic window:
- a CDS encoding HhH-GPD-type base excision DNA repair protein: protein MPEPTVPVTGDPAADSLLVENPFALLLGMLLDQQVPMEWAFRGPYTLNERLGGLDPAAIAAMALEAVEGAFKAKPAVHRFPGSMAKRAHALAQVIVDEYGGDTAKIWLGAKSGADLYARLHALPGFGEEKSKIFIALLAKRLGWQPPGWEDAARPYSDATPRSVADIDSPDTLARVRDWKRSQKAKGKTKAD, encoded by the coding sequence GTGCCCGAACCCACCGTGCCGGTCACCGGCGACCCCGCGGCAGACTCGCTCCTCGTCGAGAACCCGTTCGCGCTGCTCCTCGGCATGCTCTTGGACCAGCAGGTCCCCATGGAGTGGGCGTTCCGCGGTCCCTACACGCTGAACGAGCGGCTCGGAGGGCTCGACCCCGCGGCCATCGCGGCGATGGCGCTTGAAGCCGTGGAGGGCGCGTTCAAAGCGAAGCCGGCGGTCCATCGGTTCCCGGGATCGATGGCCAAGCGCGCGCATGCGCTCGCGCAGGTGATCGTGGACGAGTACGGCGGCGACACGGCGAAGATCTGGCTCGGCGCGAAGAGCGGCGCCGACCTCTACGCGCGATTGCACGCGCTCCCGGGATTCGGCGAAGAGAAGTCGAAGATCTTCATCGCGCTCCTCGCCAAGCGCCTCGGTTGGCAGCCGCCGGGGTGGGAAGACGCGGCGCGCCCGTACTCCGACGCAACCCCGCGCTCGGTCGCCGACATCGACTCACCGGACACGCTGGCGCGCGTCCGAGACTGGAAGCGCTCGCAGAAGGCGAAGGGCAAGACGAAGGCCGACTGA
- a CDS encoding VOC family protein translates to MPAMHHVNLCVPPKIDERDGVDAEAEWLVNVLGYRKADPGPEAAKFGTLRWFEADDEHQVHLTVDPDHKPSGRAHTAIRLDDALDSVIARLEAAGQSPHTTTFDGDRHVFTNDPAGNLWELIGPPAA, encoded by the coding sequence ATGCCTGCGATGCACCACGTGAACCTGTGCGTACCACCGAAGATCGACGAGCGGGACGGCGTCGACGCGGAAGCCGAATGGCTCGTCAACGTGCTCGGGTACCGGAAGGCCGACCCCGGACCGGAGGCGGCGAAGTTCGGGACGTTGCGCTGGTTCGAGGCCGACGACGAACACCAGGTGCACCTCACGGTCGACCCGGACCACAAGCCGTCGGGCCGGGCACACACGGCGATCCGTCTCGACGATGCGCTCGACTCGGTGATCGCACGCCTCGAGGCCGCGGGACAGTCGCCGCACACGACGACCTTCGACGGTGACCGTCATGTGTTCACCAACGACCCCGCGGGCAACCTTTGGGAACTGATCGGCCCGCCTGCCGCCTGA
- a CDS encoding HAMP domain-containing sensor histidine kinase, protein MSVRFRVTLAAAGVFAVALAFASFALVTSVHDNLADEIAQTNEEVLDQVARQVVAGTPPEDVRVPSNGPGGQPIVRGLGPGGASIDFPGSPGAGRAPLPRGPGADPFVQARRTVETARGEMTLIAERSLAEVDSTVDSITDALLVGVPVLVVLLALLTWWIAGRALHPVEAIRSEAAEITASTIHRRLPEPDTDDEIGRLARTMNSMLDRLEESSLRQRRFVSDASHELRSPVAAIRAQVEVALRKGSAAEWPEVAARVLEEDARLEQAVTELLELARAEESLEPERVDVDLDEVVLEETERVRRVPIDASHVSAGRVSGSAPQLARIVRNLLDNACRHAQSKVAVSLATRDGSAWLAIDDDGPGIPAGDRARVFDRFTRLDEGRVRDAGGMGLGLSMVKAIVDRHGGAVAVDDAPLGGARFVVRLPLADHSEHA, encoded by the coding sequence ATGAGCGTTCGATTCCGCGTGACCCTCGCGGCCGCCGGTGTGTTCGCTGTCGCGCTCGCGTTCGCCTCCTTCGCACTCGTCACGTCGGTCCACGACAACCTTGCCGACGAGATCGCGCAGACGAACGAGGAGGTGCTCGATCAAGTCGCGCGCCAGGTGGTGGCCGGCACGCCGCCCGAAGACGTGCGCGTCCCGAGCAACGGTCCCGGCGGGCAGCCCATCGTCCGCGGGCTCGGCCCCGGCGGCGCCAGCATCGACTTCCCCGGCTCGCCCGGCGCGGGGCGCGCGCCACTGCCACGCGGCCCAGGCGCGGATCCGTTCGTGCAGGCGCGGCGCACCGTCGAGACGGCCCGCGGGGAGATGACGCTCATCGCCGAGCGGTCCCTCGCCGAGGTCGACAGCACCGTGGACAGCATCACCGATGCGCTGCTCGTGGGCGTGCCCGTGCTCGTCGTGCTGCTCGCACTGCTCACATGGTGGATCGCCGGACGGGCGCTGCACCCGGTCGAGGCGATTCGCTCCGAGGCGGCCGAGATCACCGCGAGCACGATCCACCGGCGGCTCCCGGAGCCGGATACCGATGACGAGATCGGACGGTTGGCCCGCACGATGAACTCGATGCTCGATCGACTCGAGGAGTCGTCGCTGCGCCAGCGACGATTCGTCTCCGATGCGTCACACGAGCTGCGCAGCCCGGTCGCCGCGATCCGAGCCCAGGTCGAGGTGGCGTTGCGCAAGGGCAGCGCCGCCGAATGGCCCGAGGTCGCTGCGCGCGTCCTCGAGGAGGATGCCCGCCTGGAACAAGCCGTGACCGAGCTCCTCGAGCTCGCGCGCGCGGAAGAGAGCCTCGAGCCGGAGCGGGTCGACGTGGATCTCGACGAGGTCGTTCTCGAAGAGACCGAGCGGGTGCGGCGGGTGCCGATCGACGCGAGTCATGTATCGGCCGGCCGCGTCAGCGGCAGCGCTCCCCAGCTCGCACGCATCGTGCGAAACCTCCTCGACAACGCGTGTCGCCACGCTCAGTCGAAGGTTGCCGTCTCGCTGGCGACGCGAGACGGCTCAGCCTGGCTCGCGATCGACGACGACGGCCCGGGCATACCGGCCGGTGACCGGGCGCGGGTGTTCGATCGCTTCACGCGCCTCGACGAAGGCCGCGTTCGTGACGCGGGCGGCATGGGCCTCGGGCTCTCGATGGTCAAGGCGATCGTCGATCGTCACGGGGGCGCGGTCGCCGTCGACGACGCGCCGCTCGGTGGGGCGCGCTTCGTCGTGCGACTCCCACTCGCCGACCACTCCGAGCACGCATAA
- a CDS encoding response regulator transcription factor, with protein MRVLVVEDEVRLAEAIAEGLIAEGFDVDAVHDGVDGLWRAREGSYDAIVLDVLLPGMNGYRVCKTLRDEGVWTPILILTAKDGEYDEAEALDTGADDFLSKPFSFVVLLARLRALFRRGAPPRPAVLEFGPIRLDPATRKVSHGDAEVALTAREFSLLEYLVRRDGAVASKPEILDHVWGMDFAGDPNVVEVYVGYLRRKIDQPFATQLIRTVRGAGYRLCTDAASPA; from the coding sequence ATGCGGGTGCTCGTGGTCGAGGACGAGGTGCGGTTGGCCGAGGCGATCGCCGAAGGCTTGATCGCCGAGGGCTTCGATGTCGACGCGGTCCACGACGGGGTCGACGGACTGTGGCGGGCCCGAGAAGGCTCGTACGACGCGATCGTGCTGGACGTGCTGCTGCCGGGAATGAACGGCTACCGCGTGTGCAAGACCCTTCGGGACGAAGGGGTCTGGACACCCATCCTGATCCTCACCGCCAAGGACGGTGAGTACGACGAGGCCGAGGCGCTCGACACCGGCGCCGACGACTTCCTCTCGAAGCCGTTCTCGTTCGTCGTGCTCCTCGCCCGCCTGCGGGCGCTGTTCCGCCGCGGCGCACCACCTCGTCCGGCGGTGCTCGAGTTCGGCCCGATCCGACTCGACCCGGCTACACGCAAGGTCAGCCACGGCGACGCAGAGGTGGCGCTCACTGCGCGCGAGTTCTCATTGCTCGAGTACCTGGTGCGCCGCGATGGCGCGGTCGCGTCGAAGCCGGAGATCCTCGACCACGTCTGGGGCATGGACTTCGCGGGCGACCCGAACGTGGTCGAGGTGTACGTGGGCTACTTGCGCCGCAAGATCGATCAACCGTTCGCGACACAGCTGATCCGCACAGTGCGCGGTGCCGGCTATCGGCTCTGCACCGATGCTGCGAGTCCGGCGTGA